The Kitasatospora setae KM-6054 genome contains a region encoding:
- a CDS encoding fumarylacetoacetate hydrolase family protein gives MKLLRVGPAGAERPVVLAPDGTARDLRPLTPDLDGAFLAALDPAALDLAALPVTDLAGERVGPPVARPGKIVGIGLNYRDHAAEAGAAIPAEPVVFLKPTNTLVGPNDQVLVPRGSEKTDYEVELAVVIGRTGRYLETPADAAAIIAGYAAVNDVTERAFQFDRGGQWDKGKSAETFTPLGPWLVTPDELGDPQALDLRLWVNGELRQDGSTAAMIFPVHETVRYLTHFMRLDPGDIVITGTPAGVTLGRPGTPFLRAGDKVALEVTRLGRQETTLGQA, from the coding sequence GTGAAGCTCCTCCGCGTGGGCCCTGCGGGCGCAGAACGACCCGTCGTACTCGCACCCGACGGCACCGCCCGCGACCTGCGCCCGCTCACCCCCGACCTCGACGGCGCCTTCCTCGCGGCCCTCGACCCGGCGGCGCTCGACCTCGCGGCGCTCCCGGTCACCGACCTGGCCGGCGAGCGCGTCGGCCCGCCGGTCGCCCGCCCCGGCAAGATCGTCGGCATCGGCCTCAACTACCGCGACCACGCGGCCGAGGCGGGCGCCGCGATCCCGGCCGAGCCGGTGGTCTTCCTCAAGCCGACCAACACCCTGGTCGGCCCGAACGACCAGGTGCTCGTCCCGCGCGGCAGCGAGAAGACCGACTACGAGGTGGAACTCGCCGTCGTCATCGGCCGCACCGGCCGCTACCTGGAGACCCCGGCCGACGCCGCCGCGATCATCGCCGGCTACGCGGCCGTCAACGACGTCACCGAGCGCGCCTTCCAGTTCGACCGCGGCGGCCAGTGGGACAAGGGCAAGTCCGCCGAGACCTTCACCCCGCTCGGCCCCTGGCTGGTCACCCCCGACGAGCTCGGCGACCCGCAGGCCCTCGACCTGCGCCTGTGGGTCAACGGCGAGCTCCGGCAGGACGGCAGCACCGCCGCGATGATCTTCCCGGTGCACGAGACCGTCCGCTACCTCACCCACTTCATGCGCCTCGACCCCGGCGACATCGTCATCACCGGCACCCCCGCCGGCGTCACCCTCGGCCGCCCCGGCACCCCGTTCCTCCGGGCCGGCGACAAGGTCGCCCTCGAAGTCACCCGGCTCGGCCGCCAGGAGACCACGCTCGGCCAGGCGTAG
- a CDS encoding TetR/AcrR family transcriptional regulator, translating into MAATPSPVEEPVDDPTAAQRPRRAAYRRLPVQQRREQLIAVALELFASRPPEEVSLDDVAEAAGASRPLVYRYFAGGKQQLYEAALRSAASELTTRFTVEPTDGTPTQQLGAVLHRYFDFVGEHAAGYGALLRGGSVVETARTSAIVDDVRRAALRRTLRYLGVREAGPRLTLLVRSWISVVEASAISWLDEGRQIPADSLCAWLVDQFVVMAAATAVRDAQTAEVLHGWLQLETAESPAGVLIARLRDLGL; encoded by the coding sequence ATGGCAGCGACCCCCTCCCCCGTCGAGGAGCCCGTCGACGACCCCACCGCCGCGCAGCGCCCCCGCCGCGCCGCCTACCGGCGCCTGCCCGTCCAGCAACGGCGCGAGCAGCTGATCGCCGTCGCCCTGGAGCTGTTCGCCTCCCGCCCGCCCGAGGAGGTCTCGCTCGACGACGTCGCCGAGGCCGCCGGGGCCTCCCGGCCGCTGGTCTACCGCTACTTCGCCGGCGGCAAGCAGCAGCTGTACGAGGCGGCGCTGCGCAGCGCCGCCTCCGAGCTCACCACCCGCTTCACCGTCGAACCCACCGACGGCACCCCCACCCAGCAGCTCGGCGCCGTGCTGCACCGCTACTTCGACTTCGTCGGCGAGCACGCCGCCGGCTACGGCGCGCTGCTGCGCGGCGGCTCGGTGGTCGAGACCGCCCGCACCTCGGCGATCGTCGACGACGTCCGCCGCGCGGCGCTCCGGCGCACCCTGCGCTACCTGGGCGTGCGGGAGGCCGGGCCGCGGCTGACCCTGCTGGTCCGCTCCTGGATCTCGGTGGTCGAAGCCTCCGCGATCAGCTGGCTCGACGAGGGGCGGCAGATCCCGGCCGACTCGCTCTGCGCCTGGCTGGTCGACCAGTTCGTCGTGATGGCGGCGGCCACCGCCGTCCGCGACGCCCAGACCGCGGAGGTGCTGCACGGCTGGCTCCAGCTGGAGACCGCGGAGAGCCCGGCGGGCGTGCTGATCGCGCGCCTGCGGGACCTGGGGCTCTGA
- a CDS encoding rhomboid-like protein, producing MRWVRAVWRWVRQWVAKSPGTYVWLLLLAFTSFVVARMDPAALDYFLQKRSTNIDQLSSRPVHALLASLIWTEQSNFLFYFVVFHVFHVPAERWLGTRRWLTVALTSHVLATFVSEGVVAWGVHHHVLPANMSTTVDVGVSYALAGVEGVLTYALAGAWRWVYGIGLVGFYLVPLLASHTFTDLGHFCSVLIGLAFYPITRGRPSWDPWRSLRRATPVRG from the coding sequence GTGCGGTGGGTGCGGGCGGTGTGGCGGTGGGTGCGGCAGTGGGTGGCGAAGTCCCCGGGGACGTACGTGTGGCTGCTGCTGCTGGCGTTCACCAGCTTCGTGGTGGCGCGGATGGACCCGGCGGCGCTCGACTACTTCCTGCAGAAGCGTTCCACCAACATCGACCAGCTCTCCTCGCGTCCGGTGCACGCCCTGCTGGCCAGCCTGATCTGGACCGAGCAGTCGAACTTCCTCTTCTACTTCGTGGTCTTCCACGTCTTCCACGTGCCGGCCGAGCGCTGGCTCGGCACCCGCCGCTGGCTGACCGTCGCGCTCACCTCGCACGTGCTGGCGACCTTCGTCAGCGAGGGCGTGGTCGCCTGGGGCGTCCACCACCACGTGCTGCCGGCCAACATGTCGACCACGGTGGACGTCGGCGTGTCGTACGCGCTGGCCGGGGTGGAGGGCGTGCTGACCTACGCGCTGGCCGGGGCGTGGCGCTGGGTGTACGGGATCGGGCTGGTCGGGTTCTACCTGGTGCCGCTGCTGGCCTCGCACACCTTCACCGATCTGGGGCACTTCTGCTCGGTGCTGATCGGCCTGGCGTTCTACCCGATCACCCGCGGCCGGCCGAGCTGGGACCCGTGGCGCAGCCTCCGCCGGGCGACCCCTGTCCGGGGGTGA
- a CDS encoding DUF885 domain-containing protein, which produces MAHELNVPHPSGPTPRRLADSYVQALADTDPLTAVYLGLNPEDDRLPDLSAAGIEATADLARHTLAALDALEAAGPVEDQAERRCARLLRERLTAELAVHDAGEGFRGVRNLGSPVHNTREMFTLLPTATDEDWQRLGRRLARFPQALAQYRQSLEEGVRRELFSAPRQVDTVVGQFGEWIDGDTPGGWFGELVAPAPAHLREPLTATAVEATAALAELRDWLRDVYGPAAKGTPDAVGRERYTRWVRYWTGAELDLDEAYRWAWEQFHDLDAQMRVEAEKVRPGHTPMQAMKWLEADGPAVHGEQAVQEYLQGLMDRAIEDLQGTHFDLAEPLLKVESRIAPPGSAAAPYYTQPSLDFSRPGRTWLPTLGREKFPEWDLVSTWYHEGVPGHHLQLAQWTYVADRLSTYQVTLGGVSANMEGWALYAERLMDELGYLTDPGHRLGYLNAQMMRALRVIVDIGMHAELDFPADSPLAPGEPMTPELAREFFGSYCGLSSDFLDSELVRYLGLPGQAIGYKLGERAWLRGRAAARAAAEARGAEFDAKSWHMAALSQGSLGLDDLVTELGAL; this is translated from the coding sequence ATGGCTCATGAACTGAACGTCCCTCACCCGAGCGGCCCCACCCCGCGCCGCCTCGCCGACTCCTACGTCCAGGCACTCGCCGACACCGACCCGCTGACCGCGGTATACCTCGGCCTCAACCCCGAGGACGACCGGCTCCCGGACCTCTCCGCGGCCGGCATCGAGGCCACCGCCGACCTCGCCCGCCACACCCTCGCCGCGCTCGACGCGCTGGAGGCGGCCGGCCCGGTCGAGGACCAGGCCGAGCGCCGCTGCGCCCGGCTGCTGCGCGAACGGCTGACCGCCGAACTCGCCGTGCACGACGCCGGCGAGGGCTTCCGCGGCGTCCGGAACCTGGGCTCCCCGGTGCACAACACCCGCGAGATGTTCACCCTGCTGCCCACCGCCACCGACGAGGACTGGCAGCGGCTCGGCCGCCGACTGGCCCGCTTCCCGCAGGCGCTGGCCCAGTACCGGCAGAGCCTGGAGGAGGGCGTCCGGCGCGAGCTGTTCTCGGCGCCGCGCCAGGTCGACACCGTGGTCGGCCAGTTCGGCGAGTGGATCGACGGCGACACCCCCGGCGGCTGGTTCGGCGAACTGGTCGCCCCCGCCCCCGCCCACCTGCGCGAGCCGCTGACCGCCACCGCGGTCGAGGCCACCGCCGCCCTCGCCGAACTGCGCGACTGGCTGCGCGACGTCTACGGCCCGGCCGCGAAGGGCACCCCCGACGCGGTCGGCCGCGAACGCTACACCCGCTGGGTGCGCTACTGGACCGGCGCCGAGCTCGACCTGGACGAGGCGTACCGCTGGGCCTGGGAGCAGTTCCACGACCTGGACGCGCAGATGCGCGTCGAGGCGGAGAAGGTCCGTCCCGGCCACACCCCGATGCAGGCGATGAAGTGGCTGGAGGCCGACGGGCCGGCCGTCCACGGCGAGCAGGCCGTGCAGGAGTACCTCCAGGGCCTGATGGACCGGGCGATCGAGGACCTCCAGGGCACCCACTTCGACCTGGCCGAGCCGCTGCTCAAGGTCGAGTCGCGGATCGCCCCGCCCGGCAGCGCCGCCGCCCCCTACTACACCCAGCCCTCGCTGGACTTCTCCCGCCCCGGCCGGACCTGGCTGCCCACCCTGGGCCGCGAGAAGTTCCCCGAGTGGGACCTGGTCTCCACCTGGTACCACGAGGGCGTCCCAGGCCACCACCTGCAGCTCGCGCAGTGGACGTACGTCGCCGACCGGCTCTCCACCTACCAGGTCACCCTGGGCGGGGTCAGCGCCAACATGGAGGGCTGGGCGCTGTACGCCGAGCGCCTGATGGACGAGCTCGGCTACCTCACCGACCCGGGCCACCGCCTCGGCTACCTGAACGCCCAGATGATGCGGGCGCTGCGGGTGATCGTCGACATCGGCATGCACGCCGAGCTGGACTTCCCGGCCGACTCGCCGCTCGCCCCCGGCGAGCCGATGACGCCCGAGCTGGCCCGCGAGTTCTTCGGCTCGTACTGCGGCCTGTCCAGCGACTTCCTGGACAGCGAGCTGGTCCGCTACCTCGGCCTGCCCGGCCAGGCGATCGGCTACAAGCTCGGCGAGCGGGCCTGGCTGCGCGGACGGGCCGCGGCCCGGGCGGCGGCCGAGGCGCGCGGCGCCGAGTTCGACGCCAAGAGCTGGCACATGGCCGCGCTCTCCCAGGGCTCGCTCGGCCTGGACGACCTGGTCACCGAGCTCGGCGCGCTCTGA
- a CDS encoding trypsin-like serine peptidase encodes MGRHSRPDGRRPLRPTALTSVLAAGIVGLTAAAGLFTVHLEGTKRPSSDSVALAVPAAPAAPTVPAADPSPSPSPTPGAPEVVRQSAPDPGPTPQDPPTAPPDTPLGVTATAPDDTESRRVGALFSGAVAPGNHFCTASVIDSPGRNLILTAAHCLSAAAGTTFVPGYRDGRAPYGSWQVTRIYTADGWRADGDPDEDFAILAVAPSGGRQIEDAVGGNPLGTDASWTATARLYGYPAGAELPIRCTNTTSRQDTYQRRIDCPAFPGGTSGGPFVDTATGAVIGVIGGYQQGGDTDDTSYSAAFDHTVADLLARAG; translated from the coding sequence ATGGGACGACACAGCAGGCCGGACGGGCGCCGCCCGCTGCGGCCGACCGCACTCACCTCGGTCCTCGCCGCCGGCATCGTCGGCCTGACCGCGGCCGCCGGCCTGTTCACCGTCCACCTGGAGGGCACGAAGCGGCCCAGCTCCGACAGCGTCGCGCTGGCCGTCCCCGCCGCCCCCGCCGCCCCGACCGTCCCCGCCGCGGATCCCTCCCCGTCCCCCTCGCCGACGCCCGGCGCCCCCGAGGTGGTCCGGCAGAGCGCCCCCGACCCCGGCCCGACCCCGCAGGACCCGCCCACCGCACCGCCCGACACCCCGCTCGGCGTCACCGCCACCGCCCCCGACGACACCGAGTCCCGCCGGGTCGGCGCCCTCTTCTCCGGCGCCGTCGCCCCCGGCAACCACTTCTGCACCGCCAGCGTCATCGACAGCCCCGGCCGCAACCTGATCCTCACCGCCGCGCACTGCCTCTCCGCCGCGGCCGGCACCACCTTCGTCCCCGGCTACCGCGACGGCCGTGCCCCGTACGGCAGTTGGCAGGTCACCAGGATCTACACGGCGGACGGCTGGCGGGCCGACGGCGACCCCGACGAGGACTTCGCGATCCTCGCCGTCGCCCCCAGCGGGGGCCGCCAGATCGAGGACGCCGTCGGCGGCAACCCGCTCGGCACCGACGCCTCCTGGACCGCCACCGCCCGCCTCTACGGCTACCCCGCCGGGGCGGAACTCCCGATCCGCTGCACCAACACCACCAGCCGCCAGGACACCTACCAGCGCCGCATCGACTGCCCGGCCTTCCCCGGCGGCACCAGCGGCGGCCCCTTCGTCGACACCGCCACCGGCGCGGTGATCGGCGTCATCGGCGGCTACCAGCAGGGCGGCGACACCGACGACACCTCCTACAGCGCCGCCTTCGACCACACCGTCGCCGACCTCCTCGCCCGGGCGGGCTGA
- a CDS encoding response regulator has translation MAAASGRVLVVDDSEVIRQLIKVNLELEGFEVVTAADGAECLEVVRGVAPDVVTLDVVMPRLDGLRTAARLRASRDTAHLPIAIVSACTPADLERGESVGVDGYLAKPFDPAELVALVRRLRASAGPGGRRFAYDFGSPPSAGPALAGPARAATQTPRDSALGEQAQELVRPDDPRP, from the coding sequence GTGGCGGCGGCGTCGGGGCGGGTCCTCGTGGTGGACGACAGCGAGGTGATCCGCCAGCTGATCAAGGTCAACCTGGAGCTGGAGGGCTTCGAGGTGGTGACCGCCGCCGACGGCGCCGAGTGCCTGGAGGTGGTCCGCGGGGTCGCGCCGGACGTGGTCACCCTGGACGTGGTGATGCCCCGGCTGGACGGCCTGCGGACGGCGGCCCGGCTGCGCGCCTCGCGGGACACCGCGCACCTGCCGATCGCGATCGTGAGCGCCTGCACCCCGGCCGACCTGGAGCGCGGGGAGTCGGTGGGGGTGGACGGCTACCTGGCCAAGCCCTTCGACCCGGCGGAGCTGGTCGCGCTGGTGCGCCGGCTGCGGGCGTCGGCGGGCCCGGGCGGTCGGCGCTTCGCCTACGACTTCGGCAGCCCGCCGTCCGCCGGGCCCGCGCTCGCCGGGCCCGCGCGGGCCGCCACCCAAACGCCCCGCGATTCAGCCCTGGGCGAACAGGCACAGGAACTCGTCCGGCCGGACGACCCGCGCCCGTGA
- the argS gene encoding arginine--tRNA ligase: protein MTPAELSQAVQAAVLAAAQAGELTVDVPEHVTVERPKNRDHGDYATNVALQLAKPAGRPPRAVAEILAGRLRGITGVAKVDIAGPGFLNITLDAATQGELARTIVEAGEAYGRNEALKGLRINLEFVSANPTGPIHIGGVRWAAVGDSLARVLKATGAEVSTEYYLNDAGVQITKFAKSLKASANGQPVPEDGYVGEYIADIAKAVTEGVPGVLDLPEDEQLQVFRTEGLKLMVAEIQRSMAEFGVHFDTWFSERTLHDSGAVEKAIERLREQGHVFDREGAIWLRTTDFGDDKDRVLIKADGETTYFAADAAYYLSKRDRGAEVSVYMLGADHHGYVNRLKAIAACAGDDMDRNIEVMIGQFVKMLRDGKEVRLSKRAGNIITIDDVVDWIGVDAARYMLVRQSTDSTITIDIDVVTSQTAENPVFYVQYAHARMSAVQRNAVEKGITRSADFKPELLSSEWENDLLGQLGEFPRVLAKAGELREPHHVATYLEKLARSYHRFYDNCQILPKGDEEVTDLTHARLWLADATRTTLANGLGLLGVSAPERM, encoded by the coding sequence GTGACACCCGCAGAACTCTCCCAGGCAGTCCAGGCCGCCGTCCTCGCCGCCGCCCAGGCCGGCGAGCTGACCGTCGACGTGCCCGAGCACGTCACGGTCGAGCGGCCCAAGAACAGGGACCACGGCGACTACGCCACCAACGTGGCCCTCCAGCTCGCGAAGCCGGCCGGCAGGCCGCCGCGAGCCGTCGCGGAGATCCTGGCCGGGCGCCTGCGAGGGATCACCGGCGTCGCGAAGGTCGACATCGCCGGTCCGGGCTTCCTGAACATCACGCTGGACGCCGCCACCCAGGGCGAGCTGGCGCGCACCATCGTCGAGGCGGGCGAGGCGTACGGCCGCAACGAGGCGCTCAAGGGCCTGCGGATCAACCTGGAGTTCGTCTCGGCGAACCCGACCGGCCCGATCCACATCGGCGGCGTCCGCTGGGCCGCCGTCGGCGACTCGCTGGCCCGGGTGCTGAAGGCGACCGGCGCCGAGGTGTCGACCGAGTACTACCTGAACGACGCCGGCGTGCAGATCACCAAGTTCGCCAAGTCGCTCAAGGCGTCCGCCAACGGGCAGCCCGTCCCCGAGGACGGCTACGTCGGCGAGTACATCGCGGACATCGCGAAGGCCGTCACCGAGGGCGTCCCCGGCGTGCTCGACCTGCCCGAGGACGAGCAGCTCCAGGTGTTCCGCACCGAGGGCCTGAAGCTGATGGTCGCCGAGATCCAGCGGTCGATGGCCGAGTTCGGCGTGCACTTCGACACCTGGTTCTCCGAGCGGACGCTGCACGACTCCGGCGCCGTCGAGAAGGCCATCGAGCGGCTGCGCGAGCAGGGCCACGTCTTCGACCGGGAGGGCGCGATCTGGCTGCGCACCACCGACTTCGGCGACGACAAGGACCGCGTCCTGATCAAGGCCGACGGCGAGACCACCTACTTCGCCGCCGACGCCGCCTACTACCTGAGCAAGCGGGACCGCGGCGCGGAGGTCTCGGTCTACATGCTCGGCGCCGACCACCACGGCTACGTCAACCGCCTCAAGGCCATCGCGGCCTGCGCCGGCGACGACATGGACCGCAACATCGAGGTGATGATCGGCCAGTTCGTGAAGATGCTGCGCGACGGCAAGGAGGTCCGGCTCTCCAAGCGCGCGGGCAACATCATCACGATCGACGACGTGGTCGACTGGATCGGCGTGGACGCCGCCCGCTACATGCTGGTCCGGCAGTCCACCGACTCCACCATCACCATCGACATCGACGTGGTCACCAGCCAGACCGCCGAGAACCCGGTCTTCTACGTGCAGTACGCGCACGCCCGGATGAGCGCCGTCCAGCGCAACGCGGTGGAGAAGGGCATCACCCGCAGCGCGGACTTCAAGCCGGAGCTGCTGAGCTCCGAGTGGGAGAACGACCTGCTCGGCCAGCTCGGCGAGTTCCCGCGGGTGCTGGCCAAGGCCGGCGAGCTGCGCGAGCCGCACCACGTCGCCACCTACCTGGAGAAGCTGGCCCGGTCCTACCACCGCTTCTACGACAACTGCCAGATCCTGCCGAAGGGCGACGAGGAGGTCACCGACCTCACGCACGCCCGCCTCTGGCTGGCCGACGCCACGCGGACGACGCTGGCCAACGGCCTCGGCCTGCTGGGCGTCTCGGCGCCCGAGCGGATGTAA
- the lysA gene encoding diaminopimelate decarboxylase has product MSRSAHPAGPRHGDVLPEGHYQAPPADLNALDPKVWSRTVERGADGVVTVGGVDVRTLAAEFGTPAYVMDEADFRARARAWRDAFGAGADVYYAGKAFLSKAVVRWLHEEGLNVDVCSSGELHVALAAGMPGERIALHGNNKSVGELEQAVKAGVGHIVVDSFQEIERLAAIADAQGVRQPVLIRITVGVEAHTHEFIATAHEDQKFGLSLSGGLAAEAVRRVLARPSLELRGIHSHIGSQIFDFAGFEVAARRVVGLLAEVRDEHGVELPEIDLGGGLGIAYTAEDDPREPAEIAASLTDIVRRECAAAELTPPRISVEPGRAIVGPTAFTLYEVGTVKALEGLRTYVSVDGGMSDNIRTALYDAEYSVALVSRTSAAEPMLARVVGKHCESGDIVVKDAFLPADLAPGDLIAVPATGAYCRSMASNYNHALKPPVLAVADGAARVIVRRETEEDLLRLDIG; this is encoded by the coding sequence ATGAGTCGTTCCGCCCACCCCGCCGGCCCCCGTCACGGCGACGTGCTGCCCGAGGGCCACTACCAGGCCCCGCCGGCCGACCTGAACGCCCTCGACCCCAAGGTCTGGTCGCGCACCGTCGAGCGCGGCGCCGACGGCGTCGTCACCGTCGGCGGCGTCGACGTGCGCACCCTGGCGGCCGAGTTCGGCACCCCCGCGTACGTGATGGACGAGGCCGACTTCCGGGCCCGCGCCCGGGCCTGGCGGGACGCCTTCGGCGCCGGCGCCGACGTCTACTACGCGGGCAAGGCGTTCCTCTCCAAGGCCGTGGTGCGCTGGCTGCACGAGGAGGGCCTGAACGTCGACGTCTGCTCCTCCGGCGAGCTGCACGTGGCGCTGGCGGCCGGCATGCCGGGCGAGCGGATCGCGCTGCACGGCAACAACAAGTCGGTCGGCGAGCTGGAGCAGGCCGTGAAGGCCGGCGTCGGCCACATCGTGGTGGACTCCTTCCAGGAGATCGAGCGGCTGGCCGCCATCGCCGACGCGCAGGGCGTCCGGCAGCCGGTGCTGATCCGGATCACCGTCGGCGTCGAGGCGCACACCCACGAGTTCATCGCCACCGCGCACGAGGACCAGAAGTTCGGCCTCTCGCTCTCCGGCGGCCTGGCCGCCGAGGCGGTCCGCCGGGTGCTGGCCCGGCCGTCGCTGGAGCTGCGCGGCATCCACTCGCACATCGGCTCGCAGATCTTCGACTTCGCCGGCTTCGAGGTCGCCGCCCGCCGGGTGGTCGGCCTGCTCGCCGAGGTCCGCGACGAGCACGGCGTCGAGCTGCCGGAGATCGACCTGGGCGGCGGCCTGGGCATCGCCTACACCGCCGAGGACGACCCGCGCGAGCCCGCCGAGATCGCCGCCTCGCTCACCGACATCGTCCGACGCGAGTGCGCCGCCGCCGAGTTGACGCCCCCGCGGATCTCGGTCGAGCCCGGCCGGGCGATCGTCGGCCCGACCGCGTTCACGTTGTACGAGGTCGGCACCGTCAAGGCGCTGGAGGGCCTGCGCACCTACGTCAGCGTGGACGGCGGCATGTCCGACAACATCCGCACCGCGCTGTACGACGCCGAGTACTCGGTGGCGCTGGTCTCCCGCACCAGCGCGGCCGAGCCGATGCTGGCCCGGGTGGTCGGCAAGCACTGCGAGTCCGGCGACATCGTGGTCAAGGACGCCTTCCTGCCCGCCGACCTGGCCCCCGGCGACCTGATCGCGGTGCCCGCGACCGGCGCCTACTGCCGCTCGATGGCGAGCAACTACAACCACGCCCTGAAGCCCCCCGTGCTGGCCGTCGCCGACGGCGCCGCCCGGGTGATCGTCCGCCGGGAGACGGAGGAGGATCTCCTGCGGCTCGATATCGGCTGA